A DNA window from Mytilus edulis chromosome 14, xbMytEdul2.2, whole genome shotgun sequence contains the following coding sequences:
- the LOC139503911 gene encoding uncharacterized protein isoform X2 has translation MDQQNEESSKGDHSIEMAEQSQNMPPESPVLMSDFKWCDSATALMLKLYREKQMKFNNPHVKKKVVWREIADVMQQNGYAFDADRCERKFLNLKTSYRNTIQHNCMTGNMSRTCAFFSELHEIFQMQIGIDDGKTPVNLQPSPIRLIPNANNVQVVPVSEGKERSSSITSPPTDHSAYRFPTQRQQGPQHSPLPQTNSESPFDKRSNNTPAHSVPNSSPNSQFYVSASMLLEASAQRNSSNGNKQISQGQSLGLQKASDNHTERRLSSHQSSSFQQRNPPPSPIQTTTAPLSHPTENGRHNYQNTSVIDLCNDRKRSSSENESRQERIKKSKNNDLQTLLASFEKYREEQKIREDDRMRMMKEFHDEEMKVTNRFLDIIQQCVQYNSDD, from the exons ATGGACCAACAGAATGAAGAATCGAGTAAAGGAGATCATAGCATTg AAATGGCCGAACAATCTCAGAACATGCCACCAGAAAGTCCAGTTCTTATGTCGGATTTCAAATGGTGCGACTCAGCAACTGCTCTGATGTTGAAACTTTATCGTGAAAAGCAAATGAAATTCAATAATCCTCACGTGAAAAAGAAAGTGGTTTGGCGGGAAATAGCAGACGTGATGCAACAAAATGGATACGCTTTTGACGCAGATCGTTGTGAAAGAAAATTTTTGAACCTTAAAACTAGTTACAGGAATACAATTCAGCATAATTGCATGACTGGAAATATGTCTAGAACATGCGCATTCTTTTCCGAATTGCACGAGATTTTTCAGATGCAGATTGGTATTGACGATGGAAAGACACCAGTGAATCTCCAGCCATCGCCAATTCGTCTGATACCGAATGCGAATAACGTACAAGTGGTACCAGTTTCTGAAGGAAAAGAAAGAAGTTCTTCTATTACCTCTCCACCTACCGACCACTCCGCATATCGATTTCCTACACAACGTCAACAAGGGCCTCAACATTCACCCCTTCCTCAAACGAACTCTGAATCACCATTTGATAAAAGATCGAATAATACACCAGCACATTCTGTACCAAATTCTAGTCCAAATAGTCAGTTCTATGTTTCTGCATCCATGCTTTTAGAAGCTTCCGCACAACGAAATAGTTCTAATGGCAACAAACAAATTTCACAAGGGCAGAGTCTTGGACTACAGAAAGCATCAGACAATCATACCGAGAGGCGTCTATCCAGTCACCAATCATCTAGTTTTCAACAGAGAAATCCACCTCCTAGTCCCATACAAACCACGACCGCGCCATTATCACACCCCACCGAAAACGGTCGCCATAATTATCAAAATACATCTGTTATTGACCTTTGTAATGACAGGAAACGTTCAAGTTCTGAAAATGAATCAAGACAAGAACgaattaaaaaaagcaaaaataacgACTTACAAACACTATTGGCTAGTTTCGAAAAATACCGAGAGGAACAGAAAATTCGTGAAGATGACCGAATGAGAATGATGAAAGAATTCCATGACGAGGAAATGAAGGTCACGAACCGGTTTCTGGACATAATTCAACAGTGTGTCCAGTATAATTCTGATGATTAA
- the LOC139503911 gene encoding uncharacterized protein isoform X1 yields the protein MDQQNEESSKGDHSIDQKSFNLFAEMAEQSQNMPPESPVLMSDFKWCDSATALMLKLYREKQMKFNNPHVKKKVVWREIADVMQQNGYAFDADRCERKFLNLKTSYRNTIQHNCMTGNMSRTCAFFSELHEIFQMQIGIDDGKTPVNLQPSPIRLIPNANNVQVVPVSEGKERSSSITSPPTDHSAYRFPTQRQQGPQHSPLPQTNSESPFDKRSNNTPAHSVPNSSPNSQFYVSASMLLEASAQRNSSNGNKQISQGQSLGLQKASDNHTERRLSSHQSSSFQQRNPPPSPIQTTTAPLSHPTENGRHNYQNTSVIDLCNDRKRSSSENESRQERIKKSKNNDLQTLLASFEKYREEQKIREDDRMRMMKEFHDEEMKVTNRFLDIIQQCVQYNSDD from the exons ATGGACCAACAGAATGAAGAATCGAGTAAAGGAGATCATAGCATTg atcaGAAATCGTTTAATTTATTTGCAGAAATGGCCGAACAATCTCAGAACATGCCACCAGAAAGTCCAGTTCTTATGTCGGATTTCAAATGGTGCGACTCAGCAACTGCTCTGATGTTGAAACTTTATCGTGAAAAGCAAATGAAATTCAATAATCCTCACGTGAAAAAGAAAGTGGTTTGGCGGGAAATAGCAGACGTGATGCAACAAAATGGATACGCTTTTGACGCAGATCGTTGTGAAAGAAAATTTTTGAACCTTAAAACTAGTTACAGGAATACAATTCAGCATAATTGCATGACTGGAAATATGTCTAGAACATGCGCATTCTTTTCCGAATTGCACGAGATTTTTCAGATGCAGATTGGTATTGACGATGGAAAGACACCAGTGAATCTCCAGCCATCGCCAATTCGTCTGATACCGAATGCGAATAACGTACAAGTGGTACCAGTTTCTGAAGGAAAAGAAAGAAGTTCTTCTATTACCTCTCCACCTACCGACCACTCCGCATATCGATTTCCTACACAACGTCAACAAGGGCCTCAACATTCACCCCTTCCTCAAACGAACTCTGAATCACCATTTGATAAAAGATCGAATAATACACCAGCACATTCTGTACCAAATTCTAGTCCAAATAGTCAGTTCTATGTTTCTGCATCCATGCTTTTAGAAGCTTCCGCACAACGAAATAGTTCTAATGGCAACAAACAAATTTCACAAGGGCAGAGTCTTGGACTACAGAAAGCATCAGACAATCATACCGAGAGGCGTCTATCCAGTCACCAATCATCTAGTTTTCAACAGAGAAATCCACCTCCTAGTCCCATACAAACCACGACCGCGCCATTATCACACCCCACCGAAAACGGTCGCCATAATTATCAAAATACATCTGTTATTGACCTTTGTAATGACAGGAAACGTTCAAGTTCTGAAAATGAATCAAGACAAGAACgaattaaaaaaagcaaaaataacgACTTACAAACACTATTGGCTAGTTTCGAAAAATACCGAGAGGAACAGAAAATTCGTGAAGATGACCGAATGAGAATGATGAAAGAATTCCATGACGAGGAAATGAAGGTCACGAACCGGTTTCTGGACATAATTCAACAGTGTGTCCAGTATAATTCTGATGATTAA